From a single Phaenicophaeus curvirostris isolate KB17595 chromosome 23, BPBGC_Pcur_1.0, whole genome shotgun sequence genomic region:
- the KDF1 gene encoding keratinocyte differentiation factor 1, with the protein MLGRKTGLPRDLNSHRQLNQPYQEAVPLRTRPSKEADVNLEVFSGSTPEIKQNRTRAQQMRDRKGRKADLKDSNGREAETITFISGTAEAPPSQSFCCSSLSQAWNTYKAVFCCIVTCGGCFQDCSVCIPYPGPAETSTDDGKNGDYNGRLPNSPSNVSPTEKNGNQIKKSSMGSSFSYPDVKLKGIPVYPIRSPNHHLESDSCCKELLPEKPFRNSIEKPPLPSSHRSSEEYYSFHESDLDISELNGSMSSREIDVLIFKKLTELFSVHQIDELAKCTSDTVFLEKTNKISDLINSITQDYNLDEQDAECRLVRGIIRISTRKSRVRPHISVPASQSHEEKSSRGNAPDSGNETMLESMVISQDDLAVQISEETPADVIARNMRRHSSAGSPASRDSSFQDTETDSSGAPLLQVYC; encoded by the exons ATGCTGGGCCGGAAAACAGGACTCCCCCGCGACCTCAACAGCCACCGCCAGCTGAACCAGCCCTACCAGGAGGCCGTGCCCCTGCGGACCAGACCCTCCAAGGAGGCAGATGTCAATTTGGAGGTGTTCAGCGGCTCTACGCCCGAGATCAAACAGAACCGCACCAGGGCCCAGCAGATGCGAGATAGGAAGGGTCGCAAAGCTGACCTCAAAGACTCTAATGGGAGAGAGGCGGAAACAATTACCTTTATTTCTGGCACAGCAGAGGCTCCCCCAAGCCAGAGCTTCTGCTGTTCCTCTCTGTCTCAGGCCTGGAACACGTACAAGGCTGTTTTCTGTTGTATAGTGACCTGTGGGGGCTGCTTTCAGGACTGCAGTGTCTGTATCCCCTACCCGGGGCCTGCCGAGACCTCCACTGATGATGGAAAGAATGGAGATTACAATGGGCGGCTGCCAAACAGCCCCAGCAATGTTTCTCCCACTGAGAAGAACGGGAACCAGATCAAAAAGTCCAGCATGGGCAGCAGTTTCAGTTACCCAGATGTGAAACTGAAGGGCATTCCTGTCTACCCGATCAGGAGCCCCAACCACCACCTGGAATCAGATTCTTGCTGCAAAGAGCTGCTGCCGGAGAAGCCCTTCAGGAACAGCATAGAAAAGCCACCGCTCCCCAGCAGCCATCGGAGTTCGGAGGAGTATTATTCCTTCCACGAATCCGACCTGGACATCAGCGAGCTGAACGGCTCCATGTCCAGCAGGGAGATCGACGTCCTGATCTTCAAGAAGCTGACCGAGCTCTTCAGCGTCCACCAGATCGACGAGCTGGCCAAGTGCACGTCGGACACTGTCTTCCTGGAGAAGACCAACAAGATCTCTGACCTCATCAATAGCATAACTCAGGACTACAACCTGGACGAGCAGGATGCTGAATGCAGGCTGGTCCGAGGCATCATACGCATCAGCACCCGGAAAAGCAGGGTCCGGCCCCATATTTCTGTCCCAGCCAGCCAAAGCCACGAGGAGAAGTCCAGCAGAGGCAACGCACCGGACAGCGGGAATGAAACGATGCTGGAGTCCATGGTCATCAGCCAGGACG ATTTGGCTGTGCAAATATCGGAGGAAACGCCAGCAGATGTGATAGCCAGGAACATGAGGCGACACAGCAGCGCAG GCTCTCCAGCAAGCAGAGATTCCTCGTTCCAAGACACAGAGACTGACTCGTCTGGGGCGCCTCTGCTTCAGGTGTATTGTTAA